Proteins from a single region of Deltaproteobacteria bacterium:
- a CDS encoding altronate dehydratase: MTLIRIHERDNVAVALRELKQGETVSLPWGGDLTIKEDIPVSHKVSLEDLAQDQTIVRYGQPIGEAVSAVPKGSWIHTHSLKLPDKIKAEPEPASGFAVLEGYGPSTFPGFTRPKGPAGIRNHLLILPTVACACGVVRAIGQALPEAVTLEHGHGCGRAGKDHQRTLAVLEGIGANPNVGAVLLVGLGCEAVNGEKLAEKIASSGRPIEYLEIQKSGGSRLTTAKGIDLAKALMKNISSQKKEPHPISEIILGLQCGGSDALSGVTANPAVGLASDWIISQGGTAVLAETTEMIGTTHLLQARAAAEEVARDIHEMITNAEAAIRKQLGEYAHLAIAPGNMDGGLSSIMEKSLGCITKGGNSPIQEVIEYAQPPTRKGLVLMDTPGYDIESLGGLVAGGAQVILFTTGRGSPVGTPVSSTIKVASNSDLWQRMEDDMDLNAGQIADGARTLKEMGMELIDLVMEVLGGKLTKSEENQQEVLGFSMTGQAG, encoded by the coding sequence ATGACCCTTATTAGAATCCATGAAAGAGATAACGTGGCCGTGGCTCTTCGGGAACTTAAACAGGGAGAAACCGTCTCTTTACCTTGGGGCGGGGATCTCACCATCAAGGAGGATATTCCGGTCAGCCACAAAGTTTCCCTGGAAGACCTTGCTCAAGACCAGACGATCGTAAGATACGGGCAGCCCATCGGTGAGGCCGTTTCCGCCGTACCTAAAGGAAGCTGGATTCACACGCACAGCCTCAAACTTCCAGATAAAATAAAAGCAGAACCTGAACCGGCCTCCGGTTTCGCGGTGCTCGAAGGGTATGGCCCTTCAACCTTTCCCGGATTCACACGTCCCAAGGGACCGGCTGGAATACGGAACCACCTGCTGATTCTTCCGACCGTAGCCTGCGCCTGTGGTGTGGTGAGGGCCATTGGGCAAGCCCTGCCAGAAGCGGTGACTCTGGAACATGGGCATGGGTGCGGACGAGCTGGTAAGGATCACCAGAGAACCCTGGCGGTTCTGGAAGGCATCGGCGCCAACCCGAACGTCGGCGCTGTTTTGCTGGTAGGGTTGGGCTGTGAGGCTGTAAACGGAGAAAAACTGGCCGAAAAAATCGCTTCTTCAGGGAGACCGATCGAGTATCTTGAGATTCAGAAGTCCGGCGGTTCCAGACTCACGACCGCCAAAGGAATTGATCTGGCCAAGGCCCTGATGAAAAATATTTCCTCGCAGAAAAAGGAGCCTCACCCTATAAGTGAAATAATCCTTGGCCTTCAATGCGGCGGCTCCGACGCCCTTTCCGGAGTAACCGCCAATCCTGCCGTGGGTTTGGCTTCAGACTGGATCATTTCCCAGGGCGGCACGGCTGTCCTGGCTGAAACGACCGAGATGATCGGAACGACGCACCTGCTCCAGGCACGGGCTGCTGCCGAGGAGGTGGCTCGAGATATCCATGAAATGATAACCAACGCTGAAGCGGCCATCCGAAAGCAGCTGGGTGAATATGCTCATCTGGCCATCGCTCCTGGCAACATGGATGGCGGGCTTTCGAGTATCATGGAAAAATCCCTGGGCTGCATCACCAAAGGCGGTAACTCTCCCATACAGGAAGTCATCGAGTACGCACAACCGCCAACCCGCAAAGGGCTGGTTCTCATGGACACCCCGGGTTATGATATCGAGTCCCTGGGAGGCCTTGTCGCGGGCGGCGCCCAGGTCATCCTTTTTACCACGGGCCGGGGTTCGCCGGTCGGAACGCCTGTCTCATCCACGATCAAGGTGGCGAGTAACTCCGACCTCTGGCAGCGCATGGAGGACGATATGGACCTAAATGCCGGCCAGATCGCCGATGGCGCACGTACTCTTAAAGAGATGGGCATGGAACTTATTGACCTGGTCATGGAGGTCTTGGGCGGGAAGCTCACCAAATCAGAAGAAAACCAGCAGGAAGTGCTCGGTTTTTCCATGACCGGCCAAGCCGGTTAA
- the nagZ gene encoding beta-N-acetylhexosaminidase gives MTENALSDLVGRMLMIGFDGEDLSREVRDLLFDVRPGGIILFKRNVGGGPAQMARLISGCQDLSMNEFGRPLLVAIDQEGGPVRRLDAPFSVLASQREMAEKLNREEVRALGSTSGRELVSVGINLNLTPVLDLRTDPEATLMAERSFGPNPEVAASLGTALIEGHADTGVLTCAKHFPGIGDVHLDPHQDLPRVEHSFDRLKSVEIFPFKKAVENGVACVMTAHVSFPDLDPDWPGTLSRKILTDLLREEMGFTGLILTDDLEMGAVVRHYQLGPAAVRSVMAGADMMLICHRPDRMRQAREALLEAVRQGEISRDRLQATSVRLDKTLKKIPRPDPAQWTEVFK, from the coding sequence GTGACTGAGAACGCGTTATCCGATCTTGTCGGCCGGATGCTGATGATCGGCTTTGATGGAGAAGACCTGAGCCGGGAAGTCCGCGACCTGCTGTTTGATGTCCGGCCGGGTGGAATTATCCTGTTTAAACGCAATGTTGGAGGCGGTCCGGCTCAGATGGCCCGATTGATAAGCGGCTGTCAGGATTTATCCATGAATGAATTCGGTCGGCCTCTGCTGGTGGCCATTGACCAGGAAGGCGGTCCGGTCCGCCGGCTTGATGCGCCGTTTTCCGTTCTGGCAAGTCAGCGGGAGATGGCCGAGAAGCTGAATCGAGAAGAAGTCCGGGCTCTTGGTTCTACGAGCGGCCGCGAGCTCGTTTCGGTAGGCATAAACCTGAATCTGACTCCGGTGCTGGACCTTCGGACTGACCCAGAGGCGACCCTGATGGCCGAGCGTTCTTTCGGCCCGAACCCGGAGGTTGCGGCAAGCCTGGGCACGGCCTTGATCGAGGGCCATGCTGATACCGGCGTCCTGACATGCGCCAAGCATTTCCCGGGCATCGGCGATGTTCATCTCGACCCGCACCAGGACCTGCCCCGGGTTGAGCACTCCTTTGACAGGCTCAAATCTGTAGAAATATTTCCCTTCAAGAAGGCCGTTGAAAACGGCGTCGCCTGCGTTATGACCGCTCATGTCAGCTTCCCGGACCTTGACCCGGACTGGCCTGGAACCTTGTCCCGCAAAATTCTGACCGACCTTCTGCGGGAAGAAATGGGGTTTACCGGGTTGATCCTGACCGATGACCTGGAGATGGGCGCGGTGGTCAGGCACTACCAGCTCGGCCCGGCCGCGGTCCGATCCGTCATGGCCGGGGCGGACATGATGCTGATTTGCCACCGGCCTGACCGAATGCGCCAGGCCAGAGAGGCTCTTCTTGAGGCCGTGCGTCAGGGTGAAATCAGCAGGGACCGTTTGCAGGCCACCTCAGTTCGTCTGGATAAGACCTTGAAAAAAATACCCCGGCCTGACCCCGCCCAGTGGACCGAAGTGTTTAAGTAA